Proteins encoded in a region of the Sparus aurata chromosome 6, fSpaAur1.1, whole genome shotgun sequence genome:
- the LOC115582748 gene encoding troponin T, cardiac muscle-like isoform X5, protein MSDTEATANEGPHAEEENDGEDAKPKSKPGFVPCLAAPKIPEGERVDFDDIHRKRMEKDLLELHSLIEAHFEKRKKEEEELISLTQRIEKRRSERAEQMKIRAERERERLLKAAEEKARKEDEEAKKKADDDARKKMILSNLSFTGYKVKTSSLFLIKRRRLIHDILFKARQHTCLLSVMQTQTGPKRQTEREKKKKILNDRRKELNVDHMREDSLREKAKELWDWIRQLEAEKYELQYKHSKQKYEVTVLRNRVSDHQKISKGGRSKRGLRK, encoded by the exons ATGTCAGACACGGAGGCAACCGCAAACGA gggGCCAC ATGCTGAAGAGGAAAACGATGGAG AAGATGCAAAGCCCAAgtcaaa GCCGGGTTTTGTGCCATGCTTGGCGGCTCCCAAAATCCCAGAGGGAGAAAGAGTGGACTTTGAC GATATTCACAGAAAGCGAATGGAAAAGGACCTGTTGGAGCTCCACAGTCTGATTGAAGCTCACTTTGAGAAGCgtaagaaggaggaagaagaactTATCAGCCTCACTCAGCGCATT GAGAAACGCAGGtcagagagagcagagcagatgaAGAtcagggcagagagagaaagagagcgtcTGCTCAAAGCAGCT GAGGAGAAAGCcagaaaagaagatgaagaggcaAAGAAGAAAGCAGATGACGATGCCAGGAAGAAGATGATTCTGTCCAACTTGAGTTTCACCGGATACAAGGTGAAGACTTCCTCTCTATTCTTGATCAAACGCCGTAGACTGATACACGACATACTGTTTAAAGCACGTCAGCACACATGCCTTCTCTCTGTCATGCAGACACAGACCGGGCCCAAGAGACAAacggaaagagaaaagaagaagaagatcctCAACGATCGACGCAAAGAGCTAAATGTTGATCACATGAGAGAGGACTCACtcag GGAAAAAGCGAAGGAGCTGTGGGACTGGATACGCCAGCTGGAGGCAGAGAAATACGAACTTCAGTACAAGCACTCGAAGCAGAAGTATGAG GTCACCGTGCTGAGGAACCGTGTCAGTGATCATCAAAAAAT CTCAAAAGGCGGCAGAAGCAAGCGTGGCCTGAGGAAGTAA
- the LOC115582748 gene encoding troponin T, slow skeletal muscle-like isoform X1 has protein sequence MSDTEATANEGPQDEDIVEEEMEEEEVEEVVEEEEDEEDAEEENDGEDAKPKSKPGFVPCLAAPKIPEGERVDFDDIHRKRMEKDLLELHSLIEAHFEKRKKEEEELISLTQRIEKRRSERAEQMKIRAERERERLLKAAEEKARKEDEEAKKKADDDARKKMILSNLSFTGYKVKTSSLFLIKRRRLIHDILFKARQHTCLLSVMQTQTGPKRQTEREKKKKILNDRRKELNVDHMREDSLREKAKELWDWIRQLEAEKYELQYKHSKQKYEVTVLRNRVSDHQKISKGGRSKRGLRK, from the exons ATGTCAGACACGGAGGCAACCGCAAACGA gggGCCAC AAGACGAGGATATTGTTG aagaggagatggaggaggaagaggtggaagaggtagttgaggaggaggaggatgaggaag ATGCTGAAGAGGAAAACGATGGAG AAGATGCAAAGCCCAAgtcaaa GCCGGGTTTTGTGCCATGCTTGGCGGCTCCCAAAATCCCAGAGGGAGAAAGAGTGGACTTTGAC GATATTCACAGAAAGCGAATGGAAAAGGACCTGTTGGAGCTCCACAGTCTGATTGAAGCTCACTTTGAGAAGCgtaagaaggaggaagaagaactTATCAGCCTCACTCAGCGCATT GAGAAACGCAGGtcagagagagcagagcagatgaAGAtcagggcagagagagaaagagagcgtcTGCTCAAAGCAGCT GAGGAGAAAGCcagaaaagaagatgaagaggcaAAGAAGAAAGCAGATGACGATGCCAGGAAGAAGATGATTCTGTCCAACTTGAGTTTCACCGGATACAAGGTGAAGACTTCCTCTCTATTCTTGATCAAACGCCGTAGACTGATACACGACATACTGTTTAAAGCACGTCAGCACACATGCCTTCTCTCTGTCATGCAGACACAGACCGGGCCCAAGAGACAAacggaaagagaaaagaagaagaagatcctCAACGATCGACGCAAAGAGCTAAATGTTGATCACATGAGAGAGGACTCACtcag GGAAAAAGCGAAGGAGCTGTGGGACTGGATACGCCAGCTGGAGGCAGAGAAATACGAACTTCAGTACAAGCACTCGAAGCAGAAGTATGAG GTCACCGTGCTGAGGAACCGTGTCAGTGATCATCAAAAAAT CTCAAAAGGCGGCAGAAGCAAGCGTGGCCTGAGGAAGTAA
- the LOC115582748 gene encoding troponin T, slow skeletal muscle-like isoform X2 — MSDTEATANEGPQEEMEEEEVEEVVEEEEDEEDAEEENDGEDAKPKSKPGFVPCLAAPKIPEGERVDFDDIHRKRMEKDLLELHSLIEAHFEKRKKEEEELISLTQRIEKRRSERAEQMKIRAERERERLLKAAEEKARKEDEEAKKKADDDARKKMILSNLSFTGYKVKTSSLFLIKRRRLIHDILFKARQHTCLLSVMQTQTGPKRQTEREKKKKILNDRRKELNVDHMREDSLREKAKELWDWIRQLEAEKYELQYKHSKQKYEVTVLRNRVSDHQKISKGGRSKRGLRK, encoded by the exons ATGTCAGACACGGAGGCAACCGCAAACGA gggGCCAC aagaggagatggaggaggaagaggtggaagaggtagttgaggaggaggaggatgaggaag ATGCTGAAGAGGAAAACGATGGAG AAGATGCAAAGCCCAAgtcaaa GCCGGGTTTTGTGCCATGCTTGGCGGCTCCCAAAATCCCAGAGGGAGAAAGAGTGGACTTTGAC GATATTCACAGAAAGCGAATGGAAAAGGACCTGTTGGAGCTCCACAGTCTGATTGAAGCTCACTTTGAGAAGCgtaagaaggaggaagaagaactTATCAGCCTCACTCAGCGCATT GAGAAACGCAGGtcagagagagcagagcagatgaAGAtcagggcagagagagaaagagagcgtcTGCTCAAAGCAGCT GAGGAGAAAGCcagaaaagaagatgaagaggcaAAGAAGAAAGCAGATGACGATGCCAGGAAGAAGATGATTCTGTCCAACTTGAGTTTCACCGGATACAAGGTGAAGACTTCCTCTCTATTCTTGATCAAACGCCGTAGACTGATACACGACATACTGTTTAAAGCACGTCAGCACACATGCCTTCTCTCTGTCATGCAGACACAGACCGGGCCCAAGAGACAAacggaaagagaaaagaagaagaagatcctCAACGATCGACGCAAAGAGCTAAATGTTGATCACATGAGAGAGGACTCACtcag GGAAAAAGCGAAGGAGCTGTGGGACTGGATACGCCAGCTGGAGGCAGAGAAATACGAACTTCAGTACAAGCACTCGAAGCAGAAGTATGAG GTCACCGTGCTGAGGAACCGTGTCAGTGATCATCAAAAAAT CTCAAAAGGCGGCAGAAGCAAGCGTGGCCTGAGGAAGTAA
- the LOC115582748 gene encoding troponin T, slow skeletal muscle-like isoform X4, which translates to MSDTEATANEGPHEDIVDAEEENDGEDAKPKSKPGFVPCLAAPKIPEGERVDFDDIHRKRMEKDLLELHSLIEAHFEKRKKEEEELISLTQRIEKRRSERAEQMKIRAERERERLLKAAEEKARKEDEEAKKKADDDARKKMILSNLSFTGYKVKTSSLFLIKRRRLIHDILFKARQHTCLLSVMQTQTGPKRQTEREKKKKILNDRRKELNVDHMREDSLREKAKELWDWIRQLEAEKYELQYKHSKQKYEVTVLRNRVSDHQKISKGGRSKRGLRK; encoded by the exons ATGTCAGACACGGAGGCAACCGCAAACGA gggGCCAC ACGAGGATATTGTTG ATGCTGAAGAGGAAAACGATGGAG AAGATGCAAAGCCCAAgtcaaa GCCGGGTTTTGTGCCATGCTTGGCGGCTCCCAAAATCCCAGAGGGAGAAAGAGTGGACTTTGAC GATATTCACAGAAAGCGAATGGAAAAGGACCTGTTGGAGCTCCACAGTCTGATTGAAGCTCACTTTGAGAAGCgtaagaaggaggaagaagaactTATCAGCCTCACTCAGCGCATT GAGAAACGCAGGtcagagagagcagagcagatgaAGAtcagggcagagagagaaagagagcgtcTGCTCAAAGCAGCT GAGGAGAAAGCcagaaaagaagatgaagaggcaAAGAAGAAAGCAGATGACGATGCCAGGAAGAAGATGATTCTGTCCAACTTGAGTTTCACCGGATACAAGGTGAAGACTTCCTCTCTATTCTTGATCAAACGCCGTAGACTGATACACGACATACTGTTTAAAGCACGTCAGCACACATGCCTTCTCTCTGTCATGCAGACACAGACCGGGCCCAAGAGACAAacggaaagagaaaagaagaagaagatcctCAACGATCGACGCAAAGAGCTAAATGTTGATCACATGAGAGAGGACTCACtcag GGAAAAAGCGAAGGAGCTGTGGGACTGGATACGCCAGCTGGAGGCAGAGAAATACGAACTTCAGTACAAGCACTCGAAGCAGAAGTATGAG GTCACCGTGCTGAGGAACCGTGTCAGTGATCATCAAAAAAT CTCAAAAGGCGGCAGAAGCAAGCGTGGCCTGAGGAAGTAA
- the LOC115582748 gene encoding troponin T, slow skeletal muscle-like isoform X3 has product MSDTEATANEGPQDEDIVDAEEENDGEDAKPKSKPGFVPCLAAPKIPEGERVDFDDIHRKRMEKDLLELHSLIEAHFEKRKKEEEELISLTQRIEKRRSERAEQMKIRAERERERLLKAAEEKARKEDEEAKKKADDDARKKMILSNLSFTGYKVKTSSLFLIKRRRLIHDILFKARQHTCLLSVMQTQTGPKRQTEREKKKKILNDRRKELNVDHMREDSLREKAKELWDWIRQLEAEKYELQYKHSKQKYEVTVLRNRVSDHQKISKGGRSKRGLRK; this is encoded by the exons ATGTCAGACACGGAGGCAACCGCAAACGA gggGCCAC AAGACGAGGATATTGTTG ATGCTGAAGAGGAAAACGATGGAG AAGATGCAAAGCCCAAgtcaaa GCCGGGTTTTGTGCCATGCTTGGCGGCTCCCAAAATCCCAGAGGGAGAAAGAGTGGACTTTGAC GATATTCACAGAAAGCGAATGGAAAAGGACCTGTTGGAGCTCCACAGTCTGATTGAAGCTCACTTTGAGAAGCgtaagaaggaggaagaagaactTATCAGCCTCACTCAGCGCATT GAGAAACGCAGGtcagagagagcagagcagatgaAGAtcagggcagagagagaaagagagcgtcTGCTCAAAGCAGCT GAGGAGAAAGCcagaaaagaagatgaagaggcaAAGAAGAAAGCAGATGACGATGCCAGGAAGAAGATGATTCTGTCCAACTTGAGTTTCACCGGATACAAGGTGAAGACTTCCTCTCTATTCTTGATCAAACGCCGTAGACTGATACACGACATACTGTTTAAAGCACGTCAGCACACATGCCTTCTCTCTGTCATGCAGACACAGACCGGGCCCAAGAGACAAacggaaagagaaaagaagaagaagatcctCAACGATCGACGCAAAGAGCTAAATGTTGATCACATGAGAGAGGACTCACtcag GGAAAAAGCGAAGGAGCTGTGGGACTGGATACGCCAGCTGGAGGCAGAGAAATACGAACTTCAGTACAAGCACTCGAAGCAGAAGTATGAG GTCACCGTGCTGAGGAACCGTGTCAGTGATCATCAAAAAAT CTCAAAAGGCGGCAGAAGCAAGCGTGGCCTGAGGAAGTAA
- the LOC115582748 gene encoding troponin T, cardiac muscle isoforms-like isoform X6, with translation MSDTEATANEGPQDEDIVEEEMEEEEVEEVVEEEEDEEDAEEENDGEDAKPKSKPGFVPCLAAPKIPEGERVDFDDIHRKRMEKDLLELHSLIEAHFEKRKKEEEELISLTQRIEKRRSERAEQMKIRAERERERLLKAAEEKARKEDEEAKKKADDDARKKMILSNLSFTGYKTQTGPKRQTEREKKKKILNDRRKELNVDHMREDSLREKAKELWDWIRQLEAEKYELQYKHSKQKYEVTVLRNRVSDHQKISKGGRSKRGLRK, from the exons ATGTCAGACACGGAGGCAACCGCAAACGA gggGCCAC AAGACGAGGATATTGTTG aagaggagatggaggaggaagaggtggaagaggtagttgaggaggaggaggatgaggaag ATGCTGAAGAGGAAAACGATGGAG AAGATGCAAAGCCCAAgtcaaa GCCGGGTTTTGTGCCATGCTTGGCGGCTCCCAAAATCCCAGAGGGAGAAAGAGTGGACTTTGAC GATATTCACAGAAAGCGAATGGAAAAGGACCTGTTGGAGCTCCACAGTCTGATTGAAGCTCACTTTGAGAAGCgtaagaaggaggaagaagaactTATCAGCCTCACTCAGCGCATT GAGAAACGCAGGtcagagagagcagagcagatgaAGAtcagggcagagagagaaagagagcgtcTGCTCAAAGCAGCT GAGGAGAAAGCcagaaaagaagatgaagaggcaAAGAAGAAAGCAGATGACGATGCCAGGAAGAAGATGATTCTGTCCAACTTGAGTTTCACCGGATACAAG ACACAGACCGGGCCCAAGAGACAAacggaaagagaaaagaagaagaagatcctCAACGATCGACGCAAAGAGCTAAATGTTGATCACATGAGAGAGGACTCACtcag GGAAAAAGCGAAGGAGCTGTGGGACTGGATACGCCAGCTGGAGGCAGAGAAATACGAACTTCAGTACAAGCACTCGAAGCAGAAGTATGAG GTCACCGTGCTGAGGAACCGTGTCAGTGATCATCAAAAAAT CTCAAAAGGCGGCAGAAGCAAGCGTGGCCTGAGGAAGTAA
- the LOC115582748 gene encoding troponin T, cardiac muscle isoforms-like isoform X7 — translation MSDTEATANEGPHAEEENDGEDAKPKSKPGFVPCLAAPKIPEGERVDFDDIHRKRMEKDLLELHSLIEAHFEKRKKEEEELISLTQRIEKRRSERAEQMKIRAERERERLLKAAEEKARKEDEEAKKKADDDARKKMILSNLSFTGYKTQTGPKRQTEREKKKKILNDRRKELNVDHMREDSLREKAKELWDWIRQLEAEKYELQYKHSKQKYEVTVLRNRVSDHQKISKGGRSKRGLRK, via the exons ATGTCAGACACGGAGGCAACCGCAAACGA gggGCCAC ATGCTGAAGAGGAAAACGATGGAG AAGATGCAAAGCCCAAgtcaaa GCCGGGTTTTGTGCCATGCTTGGCGGCTCCCAAAATCCCAGAGGGAGAAAGAGTGGACTTTGAC GATATTCACAGAAAGCGAATGGAAAAGGACCTGTTGGAGCTCCACAGTCTGATTGAAGCTCACTTTGAGAAGCgtaagaaggaggaagaagaactTATCAGCCTCACTCAGCGCATT GAGAAACGCAGGtcagagagagcagagcagatgaAGAtcagggcagagagagaaagagagcgtcTGCTCAAAGCAGCT GAGGAGAAAGCcagaaaagaagatgaagaggcaAAGAAGAAAGCAGATGACGATGCCAGGAAGAAGATGATTCTGTCCAACTTGAGTTTCACCGGATACAAG ACACAGACCGGGCCCAAGAGACAAacggaaagagaaaagaagaagaagatcctCAACGATCGACGCAAAGAGCTAAATGTTGATCACATGAGAGAGGACTCACtcag GGAAAAAGCGAAGGAGCTGTGGGACTGGATACGCCAGCTGGAGGCAGAGAAATACGAACTTCAGTACAAGCACTCGAAGCAGAAGTATGAG GTCACCGTGCTGAGGAACCGTGTCAGTGATCATCAAAAAAT CTCAAAAGGCGGCAGAAGCAAGCGTGGCCTGAGGAAGTAA